Genomic window (Oscillospiraceae bacterium):
ATATCCAATTGCGGATATGCCCCTTGAAATGTGGCGACAAGTTTATCGACACTGATGACAAAATAATTCAGTTCTTCGTTTAATTTTCTCGCCAATGTCGATTTCCCGGCTCTTGACGGGCCTGCGATGATAATGTTTTTCAATAAAAATCATCTCCTATTTAAAGATGGGTAAACTAATCTTTATTTGCGGTAATCCAATAAAGAAACAAGGTTTAATAATCCATGATAAGAATCTTCTATCCATTCAATCGGACAATCAAAGATCAATAAATTGAAAACCCCCTTAATGGCACCGATAATACCTCCGATGAGTATATCTTCATCATCTAAAGAACTGATTTGTGAAAATTTTAAGTATCGTCTTTTTATTTCCGCTATGTCGGCATTTACCTCGTGCGCTTGCGTTACGAGACTATGTAAATCCGAAAAAAACGGGTCAATTTGCCCGCTCCAATCAATCAAATGCAAATCATCGTTATAAATGAAATTTTTGAATTGAACATCCCCATGCGTAACAAAACAAGGTCGGTTCCGGTATTTTTCAAATATATAATGAATCATTGAATCCATCGGCGGCATCTTATAATACTGATTGATCACTTTGATATAATCGAAAATATTCTCTTCGGTTAAAGTATATTTTTTAATAATATCCTTGTTTAAGCGATTCATATTCATTTTTGATTGGTGATATATTGTGCCTAATTTTTCGGCGGTAATATATAAATATTCCGCTTTGGGTTCATCTTCGCAATGAATACCGTCTATAAAATCCATGATATATATTGTGCTTTGTTCATTTTGGACGCTTTCGATGATTCGGGCATGGGGTATTTCCAACGTTTTTATAATTGATTCAATCATTTCAAATTCGTTGTAGTCGTATTGAAAAGTTAAGGGTAACACAGGCGGTAGATGAAACCGAATTTTTTCTATAAAATTGTTGCCATTGGCGTCCGTAATTAAATTCACTTGCGTATATTCATATTTTTTTATAACAGTTCGATTTATGATATCCATTGCTGCCTCCAATTAATTACAAATACTCTGGTTGCTATTCTACCATAAAATAAACCCGCCCTCAGCCTTCACTCTCCACGCTGTCACCGACCACCGGTAGGTATTGACTTAATGAATTACCTAGATTTCGTATTCACTTCGCAAAATTCGATTAACATTTTCAGACAAAAAACTCCTTTAAAATGAGCCAATATTCCCTTAATTATACCTTATACCGATATTATCACGCAAGTCAAAGTATCTTGCATTTTCCAATAATTTAAAGTATTATAAAAATATAAGTTCAGGTTTTAAATAAAGGAGTTAAAATATGAAAAAATTAATTACTTTACTCATTGCATTTTTCACTCTCTTTTCACTGTTTGCATGCACTCCTGTTGTGAAATCCACTCCCTCCGAATACTTCGAATATCGTATCTCTGATAAAAAAGTATCAATAACCGGGTACACCGGTTCAGATGTCAATGTTATCATTCCGTCAAAAATCCAAGGTCTTCCGGTCACTTCCATAGGGTTTGAGGCATTTCGTGATAATACTTCCATTCAAACCGTGGTAATTCAAAACGGTGTTACGAATATTAGTAATTACGCCTTTCAAGGCTGCTCCGGATTAACTTCAATAACGATTCCTAACAGTGTTACTTGGATTGACTCCGCTTTTATTTACTGTACCGGCTTGAAATCCGTTACAATTCCAGACAGCGTGACTTTTTTCAGAAACACTTTTTTTGGTTGTACCGGTTTGACATCCGTGACAATTCCGGATAGCGTAACTTATATCGAATCTGCCTTTTACGGTTGTACCGGTTTGACATCCATAACAATTCCCGATAGTGTTACTGATATTGATAACGAAACTTTTAAGGACTGCACAGGTTTGACTTCTGTGACTATCCCGAACAGTGTTACCCATATCGGTGAATCCGCCTTTGAAGGATGCACCGGTCTCTCTTCAATAATTATCCCGAATAGCGTTGTAGAAATGGATTTGTATACTTTTAAGAATTGTACAAATTTATCATCCGCTATTATTTCCGATGGATTGACCGAAATCCCATTATATACATTTTATGGCTGCACGAATCTCTCTTCTGTAACGATCCCAAAGAGCGTACATAAAATCTCGAGATTTGCTTTTACCAGTTGCAATTTAAAAACCGTCAATGTATCAATAAGTTGTCTTTATGAAAGTACAAGTTTTGATAATGGAGTTGAAGTAAATTTTTATCAAGAATAATTCTAATTCCTGTGGGATGCATAAAATTCATAGATGCAAAGCTAATACTTTTTTGCGACAGCAAAAAAGGGCCACCAATACAAAAAGCGCCTTTTGACGCTTATTAATTTATCAATTATTTTATTAATTCCACCCGAAGGTTTACCTCGGTTAGGGGGGTGAGCGAAGCGGCCACTGGGGGGATAGTCCCGAATCCCCTCGCAGGGATTATCCCCCCGGTGAAAAAAGCACTTCATAAAACAAAAAGCACCTACAGATTCTGCAAGTGCTTTTTTGGTGGGCTCTCAGGGATTCGAACCCGGGACCAACCGGTTATGAGCCGGTAGCTCTGACCAACTGAGCTAAGAGCCCGACTGATTGCCTACAGTATACTACTTTTATCCATTTAAGTCCATTCATTTATCCCCATAAACGACAAAAACAGCTTTATTCAAGCTGTTTTCCATCGTTTCTGTGCCGGCGTCACCTATTTTCCCAGGCCGTTACCAGCCAAGTATTTTGAGCGACCGTGAGCTTAACTACCGTGTTCGGAATGGGAACGGGTGGAACCTCAAAGCAATCGACACCGGCAAGATATATGGTAAACGCTCCATATGGGGCGGGTTACCCTTTTGTGGTACAGCATTCATCGTGCTGTTTTGTCCTGACTGT
Coding sequences:
- a CDS encoding leucine-rich repeat domain-containing protein, with the protein product MKKLITLLIAFFTLFSLFACTPVVKSTPSEYFEYRISDKKVSITGYTGSDVNVIIPSKIQGLPVTSIGFEAFRDNTSIQTVVIQNGVTNISNYAFQGCSGLTSITIPNSVTWIDSAFIYCTGLKSVTIPDSVTFFRNTFFGCTGLTSVTIPDSVTYIESAFYGCTGLTSITIPDSVTDIDNETFKDCTGLTSVTIPNSVTHIGESAFEGCTGLSSIIIPNSVVEMDLYTFKNCTNLSSAIISDGLTEIPLYTFYGCTNLSSVTIPKSVHKISRFAFTSCNLKTVNVSISCLYESTSFDNGVEVNFYQE